The region ACCGATGAGAATTCTGCTGGCAGCGGCCCTGGCCGCCACCGGGCTCGCGGTCTTACAGACGCCCGCGTCCGCCTCGGCGAAGGCCCCCGTCGTGACGCGGGCCGCCCTCGACCCGGCACTCGTGTCCGGGCGCGGCGCCGATGTCGACTTCGCCGAGCAGGAGGCGGAGAACGCCGCCACGAACGGCACGGTCATCGGCCCCGGCCGCGACGCGTACACGCTGCCCGCGGAGGCGTCCGGCCGCAAGGCGGTCAAGCTGACCCCAGGGCAGTACGTCGAGTTCACGCTGCCCAAGGCAGCCAACGCGATCACCGTGCGGTACAGCATCCCGGACGCCCCCGGGGGCGGCGGCATCACCGCGCCGCTCGACGTCGCGGTCAACGGCCACAAGCGGGCCACCATGACCCTCACGTCGCAGTACGCCTGGCTGTACAACCAGTATCCGTTCTCGAACGATCCGAACGCCGGGCTGCTGCACCCCGACTGGTGGATCACCGAGTGCTCCTGCGTGCCGAACGCCACCACGCCGGCCCCGGAGATCGCCAAGCCGTTCCGCCCGAACCACTTCTACGACGAGCAGCGCCTCCTGCTCGGCCGTACGTACCGGGCGGGCGACACCGTACGGCTGACGGTCCCGGCCGGGAGCGACGCGGCATGGACGGTCGTCGACCTGCTCGACTCGCACCTCGTCGGCCCGCCGCGCGTCGAGGTCGTCGCGGCGAACGTGCTGGCCTTCGGCGCCGACCCCACCGGCAGGCGCGACTCGGCCGGGGCGATCGACAAGGCCATCGCCTTCGCCAAACGGGCGCACCTGAAGGTCTACATCCCGCCGGGCACCTACCAGGTGAACCGCCACATCGTCGTGGACGACGTGACGATCACGGGCGCCGGTAGCTGGTACACGACCATCAAGGGCCGCCAGGTCGACCTGGACACCCCGGCCCCGGACGGCTCGGTGCACACCGGTGTCGGCTTCTACGGCAAGGACGCCTCGGCGGGCGGCAGCCGCAACGTCCACCTGTCCGGCTTCGCCATCGAGGGCGACGTCCGCGAGCGGATCGACACCGACCAGGTCAACGGGGTCGGCGGCGCGATGAGCGACTCGACCATCGACGGGCTCTACATCCGCCACACCAAGGTCGGCATGTGGTTCGACGGCCCGATGCGCAACATCAAGATCACCAATAACGTGATCGTCGACCAGATCGCGGACGGGCTCAACTTCCACACCGGCGTGACGGGCTCCGTCGTGTCGAACAACTTCTTCCGCAACACCGGGGACGACGCGCTCGCCATGTGGTCCGACAAGACCGCCGACGCCGGCAACACGTTCGACCACAACACGATCCAGACGCCCGTGCTGGCCAACGGCATCGCGATCTACGGCGGCACGGACAACACGATCTCGAACAACCTGATCGCCGACCCGATCAGGGAGGGCAGCGCCATCCAGGTCGGCTCCCGGTTCGGCGCCGAGCCGTTCGCCGGCAAGCTCCGCATCACCGGCAACACGACCGCACGGGCCGGCACGTTCGAGCTGAACTGGAAGATCGGCCTGGGAGCCATCTGGTTCTACGCCCTGGAGAAGGACATCGACGCCGACATCGAGGTCAGCGGCGACCACTACCTGGACAGCACGTACAACGCGATCATGCTGGTCAGCGAGTGGTCGGTGAAGGACCTGTACGCGATTCCGAAGGTCCGCTTCACGGACATCCGGGTCGACGGCACGGGCACCTCCGTGGTCAGCGCCCGCGTGAAGGGCTCGGCGTCCTTCGAGAACGTGGACGCCCGCAACGTCGGCGCGGTGGGCGTCAACAACTGCGGGTCCTTCAACTTCCCGCCCACCGGGTCGGAGTTCTCCCTGACCGACCTCGGTGGCAACGACGGCGGCTGGCTCGCTCCCTGGATGCTGCCCAACACCATCACCTGCGACGACCGCCCCCCGGTCGTCCCCCCACCCGCCCCGTCCCCCTGGTAACTACCCTGGTCAAAGCGATCCGGTCTGAACCCGGTGCGAATTGGACTCCCAGCCTCAATAGGGGCTGGGAGTCCTTTTGCTATACGTGCCACCCTGTGGGTCTGTATTTCGGCTCGGAGCGAATCTCTGTATCGGCCGGTCATCGGCGCTACTGGGCCTGCGTCCGACGACGATGTGCGCCAGCACTTCTATGCCGTGCCATGGATGAACTACATGCGCCTTGCTTTCGACCGCGGCAGTTGCCTTCCTGGCACCGAAGGCAGGAAGGCAACTACGGCGGAGAGGTCAGCGGGAGTCGTAGTGAGCAGCGATCGGGCGAGCCGAGCTTCTATGCGGTGGGCAACTTCTGCTGGGCAGGGCCTGAGAAGGGACCAAAGGGATGGGCCGCGCACGTACTCGGACGCTCAGCTCGCCTCCACTCGCGAGCTACCCTGCGGGAGGCAGTCAGGCAGGGGGCTTCTCGGCGGCGGGGACGGTGGACAGTTCGACCGTGCAGAAGGCGCAGCGCCGCGATCTACCAGGTCTACCTGCGCAGCTTCGCCGACGGGAACGGCGACGGTACGGGCGACCTGGCGGGGGCTGCGGTCACGTCTGCCCTACCTCGCCGACCTCGGCGTCGACGCCATCTGGCTGAACCCGTGGTATCCCTCGCCCGTGGCCGACGGCGGCTACGACGTCGCCGACTACCGCGCCATCGAGCCGGTCTTCGGCACCCTCGCCGAGGCGGAGAAGCTCATCGCGGAAGCCCACGACCTGGGCATCCGCGCGATCGTCGACGTCGTCCCCAACCACGCCTCCGACCGGCACGCCTGGTTCCGGGAGGCCCTGGCGGCCGGTCCCGGTTCGGCGGCCCGGGAGCGGTTCTGGTTCCGTCCCGGCGTGGGCGACGGCCCGCCGAACGGCTGGCAGTCGATCTTCGGCGGCCCGGCCTGGACCCGGGTGCCGGACGGCGAGTGGTATCTCCACCTGTTCGCCCCCGAGCAGCCGGACTTCAACTGGAACCACCCGGACGTGCGTCAGGAGTTCCTGGACGTGCTGCGCTTCTGGTTCGACCGGGGCGTGGACGGCGTCCGCATCGACTCGGCGGCCGTCCTGGTCAAGGACCTCGACAGCGTGGAGGAGTCGTACACCGACCACGACGACGTCCACGAGATCTACCGCGAGTGGCGGCGGCTCAGCGACGCGTACGGCGGCCGCGTCCTGATCGGGGAGGTCTGGCTGCCCGACCAGGAGCGTTTCGCCCTCTACCTGCGCCCGGACGAGATGCACACGGCGTTCAACTTCGACTTCCTGTCGTGCCCCTGGGAGCCGGCCGCCCTGCGCCGCAGCATCGACCTGACGCTGGCCACGCACGTGCCGATCGGGGCTCCCGCTGCTGCCGTGGTCGGGCACCGAGCCGCCGTTCGGATACGGCACGGGCGAGCCGTGGCTGCCCCAGCCGGCCGGATGGCGCGGCCTCACCGTCGAGGCCCAGCAGCGCGACCCCGGCTCCATGCTGTGCCTGTATCGCTCCGCCCTCCACCTGCGGCGTGAGCTGCTCGGGGACGGCACGATGACCTGGCTGCCGGCCGGGAACGACGTGATCGCCTTCCGTCGCGACTCCGGCCTGGTCTGCGTGGTGAACTTCGGCGCGGAGCCGGTGCCGTTCCCGGTCCGGGGTTCGGTGGTGCTGGCCAGCGGCCCTCTCGGCGGCGACCTGCTTCCCGGCGACACCGCCGTCTGGATCACCGCGGAGACCTGATGAGGATCCTGCCGGCGGAGGTCAGGCGGGGGGCTTGTCCGCCGCGGAGACGGTGGACAGCTCGACGGTGCAGAAGGCGCAGCGCCGGGCGGCGAGGGGGATGTCCGACAGGCATTCGGGACACTTCTTCTCGGTGGCATCCTTCTTGACCTCGAAGAGGGCCAGGACGCGGCTCATCGGCAGGACGACCAGCCAGTAGACCACCGCGGCGACGATCAGGAACGACAGCAGGTTGTTGATGAAGTCGCCGTACTTGAACTCCGCGCCGTTGAGGGTGAACGTGTAGCCGGAGAAGTCGGGCTCCCTGCCTCCGGTTATCGCTGCGATCAGGGGCGTGATGAGGTCCTTGACGAGAGCCTGGATCAACCCGCTGAACGTCGCGCCCACGACCACGGCGACGGCGAGCTCCACCAGGTTGCCCCGCATCAGGAACTTCTTGAATCCGCTCATGAGGCAACGAGGTATCCGGTTTTGCCACCGCTATGCAAGGACTTGACGCGGGTCCGGGGTGGTGCTAGACCCTTTCGTCGCCGGGCCGGGCGGAATGGCCGGCCCGCCCGGCGGACGAAACAGACGATTATTTCGGTCCGAGTTGGGGTTCTTTACGGACGCGCCCCGACTGCCGGATTTGACAGCAGACAACAGAAAGTTGTTCTGGGAGCGCTCCCAAATCAGGTACCAGTAGAGCGGGCGAGCGCCGCCTCGACGCCGTCCAGCGCGTGGTGCAGCTCCTGCTTCAGCACGAGTGGCAGCCGTCCCTCGCCGTAGCGGACCTCCAGTTTGGTCCGCACCTCGGTGAGTCCCTGTCCCGCCGCCACCGCGTTGCGCAGCACCTGCTTGAGGTCGAGCGCCACGTCGTCGTCGATGTCATGGGTGGCCTCGGCGCCGTCCACGAGCAGCGTGAACCGGCGCACCGCGGTCTCGACCGCCAGGTAGGGGGCGGGAGTGGCCAGGGGCAGCGTGGTCACGCCGGGTTTGCGGGTGACCGTCGCGCGCGGCTGGGCGGAGTTGCCGCCGTGCCGGCTCTTGACCCTGGTCTTCGTCGCGGAGGGGGAGGGGGAGGGCCCGGGCGGGCGGGCGGGGTCGGTCGCCGGCTTCGCGGTGTGCCGGGCGACCGGTCCCGCCGTGTGGCGGGCTTCGACCAGGGGTTCGGCCATGGGTTCGGCCATGGGGTCGGCCACAGGCTCGGCCACCGGTTTGACGCGCGCGGCCGACGGCGTGGCGATGGCCTGCGCCGGCTGCGCGATGGCCGGGTTGAGCACGGCGGCGGCGCCGAGGCCCTGGCCCCCCGACTGGGAGACCCACAGGATGCCGCCGAGAGCGGCGGCTCCGACGGCGGCGGCGCCCCAGCCCGCGCCTCGCGGTCCCGGCGGTTTGCGCACCGCGGCCAGCGCCGCGGCGACCGCGCGGGCGCTCGGCCGGTCGACGGGATCGCCGGACAGACAGCGCCGGCACAGGTCGGCGACCTCCTGCGGCAGGCCGGGCACCCCTTCGGGGACCGGCGGCGGGCCTTCCCGCCGCGCCGCCTCGATCGCCTCCCAGGTCTTCTCGGGATACGGCAGGTAGCCGGTCAGCATCTCGAACAGCAGCACGCCGAGCGCGTAGACGTCCACCGCCGGATCGGCCGTCGTCCCTCTCAGCCGCTCGGGGGCGACGTAGGGCGGCGTGCCGAAGTCGGCCACCAGCTGGTCGTCGGTCTCGCCGATGAAGGCGGCGATGCCGAAGTCGAGCAGCTTGGGCCCGTCGGCGGCGAGCAGCACGTTCTCCGGGGTGACGTCACGGTGGACGATGCCCCGGTCGTGCGCCGCCGCCAGCACCTGTGCCAGCCCGG is a window of Microbispora sp. NBC_01189 DNA encoding:
- a CDS encoding glycosyl hydrolase family 28-related protein: MRILLAAALAATGLAVLQTPASASAKAPVVTRAALDPALVSGRGADVDFAEQEAENAATNGTVIGPGRDAYTLPAEASGRKAVKLTPGQYVEFTLPKAANAITVRYSIPDAPGGGGITAPLDVAVNGHKRATMTLTSQYAWLYNQYPFSNDPNAGLLHPDWWITECSCVPNATTPAPEIAKPFRPNHFYDEQRLLLGRTYRAGDTVRLTVPAGSDAAWTVVDLLDSHLVGPPRVEVVAANVLAFGADPTGRRDSAGAIDKAIAFAKRAHLKVYIPPGTYQVNRHIVVDDVTITGAGSWYTTIKGRQVDLDTPAPDGSVHTGVGFYGKDASAGGSRNVHLSGFAIEGDVRERIDTDQVNGVGGAMSDSTIDGLYIRHTKVGMWFDGPMRNIKITNNVIVDQIADGLNFHTGVTGSVVSNNFFRNTGDDALAMWSDKTADAGNTFDHNTIQTPVLANGIAIYGGTDNTISNNLIADPIREGSAIQVGSRFGAEPFAGKLRITGNTTARAGTFELNWKIGLGAIWFYALEKDIDADIEVSGDHYLDSTYNAIMLVSEWSVKDLYAIPKVRFTDIRVDGTGTSVVSARVKGSASFENVDARNVGAVGVNNCGSFNFPPTGSEFSLTDLGGNDGGWLAPWMLPNTITCDDRPPVVPPPAPSPW
- the mscL gene encoding large conductance mechanosensitive channel protein MscL, with the translated sequence MSGFKKFLMRGNLVELAVAVVVGATFSGLIQALVKDLITPLIAAITGGREPDFSGYTFTLNGAEFKYGDFINNLLSFLIVAAVVYWLVVLPMSRVLALFEVKKDATEKKCPECLSDIPLAARRCAFCTVELSTVSAADKPPA
- a CDS encoding serine/threonine-protein kinase; translation: MNRPELREGDILTRRYLLQERLATGGMSVIWRAFDQSLQRMVAIKVLDGSLDDENPGRELMRREARATARLIHPDAIEVYDYGETVTNGGRLASFVVMRLLEGRSLADRIMEGPLPWAEATQIAAGLAQVLAAAHDRGIVHRDVTPENVLLAADGPKLLDFGIAAFIGETDDQLVADFGTPPYVAPERLRGTTADPAVDVYALGVLLFEMLTGYLPYPEKTWEAIEAARREGPPPVPEGVPGLPQEVADLCRRCLSGDPVDRPSARAVAAALAAVRKPPGPRGAGWGAAAVGAAALGGILWVSQSGGQGLGAAAVLNPAIAQPAQAIATPSAARVKPVAEPVADPMAEPMAEPLVEARHTAGPVARHTAKPATDPARPPGPSPSPSATKTRVKSRHGGNSAQPRATVTRKPGVTTLPLATPAPYLAVETAVRRFTLLVDGAEATHDIDDDVALDLKQVLRNAVAAGQGLTEVRTKLEVRYGEGRLPLVLKQELHHALDGVEAALARSTGT